A DNA window from Zingiber officinale cultivar Zhangliang chromosome 3A, Zo_v1.1, whole genome shotgun sequence contains the following coding sequences:
- the LOC122053704 gene encoding sugar transporter ERD6-like 16, translated as MAKMEDVENGVREVRESLIKQELSCCKETSTNESESICMVLLCTAVAVCGSFEFGTCVGYSAPTQSEIMKDIGLSISEYSVFGSILTIGAMIGAVTSGYIADFLGRKGAMRISAIICSIGWLSIYFAKGPYFLYFGRLSSGCGIGVLSYVVPVFIAEIAPKNLRGGLTTLNQLLICAGSSVSLVVGTLVTWRTLVLIGFLPCLLLLLGLVFIPESPRWLAKMGNQKEFTVALQKLHGKNADITREASEIQECIEIQESLPKAGIKDLFQRRYIRSVIVGVGLMVFQQIGGINGIGFYASEIFVSAGFSSGKLGTILMATIQVPITIVGAILMDRSGRIPLLMVSASGTLIGTFITGVSFFLKEQGMYTEWVPMLVLCGILVYLGAFSIGMGAVPWVIMSEIFPLNMKGIGGSLVTLVNWFGSWAVSYAFNFLMNWSAPGTFFLFSAACATTILFVAKMVPETKGRSLEEIQESLSNSQVT; from the exons ATGGCTAAAATGGAAGATGTAGAAAATGGCGTGCGTGAGGTGAGGGAGTCCCTTATCAAACAAGAGTTGAGTTGCTGCAAAGAAACCTCCACAAATGAAAGCGAATCGATATGCATGGTTCTGCTCTGCACTGCCGTAGCAGTGTGCGGCTCCTTCGAGTTTGGAACTTGT GTTGGATACTCTGCACCAACTCAATCAGAGATTATGAAGGATATTGGCCTCTCTATATCTGAG TACAGTGTTTTTGGTTCCATATTAACCATTGGAGCAATGATCGGTGCAGTCACTAGTGGATATATTGCAGATTTTCTTGGGCGCAAAGGA GCTATGAGAATTTCAGCTATCATATGTAGCATTGGATGGCTTTCCATTTACTTTGCCAAG GGTCCTTACTTCCTGTATTTTGGAAGGCTTTCCTCAGGATGTGGGATTGGAGTACTTTCCTATGTG GTACCTGTTTTTATTGCTGAAATAGCACCAAAAAACCTACGAGGTGGGCTGACAACCCTGAACCAG CTGTTGATATGCGCCGGTTCTTCAGTTTCTTTAGTAGTTGGCACTCTTGTTACCTGGAGAACATTGGTGTTAATTG GATTTCTTCCATGTCTTCTTCTACTTCTAGGTCTTGTCTTCATTCCAGAGTCACCAAGATGGCTG GCCAAAATGGGGAACCAAAAAGAGTTCACAGTTGCATTGCAAAAGCTTCATGGGAAAAATGCTGATATCACTAGAGAAGCATCAGAGATTCAA GAGTGTATTGAAATACAGGAGAGCCTTCCAAAGGCTGGGATTAAAGACTTGTTTCAGAGAAGATACATCCGTTCTGTGATT GTAGGTGTTGGCCTCATGGTGTTTCAGCAAATTGGAGGCATCAATGGAATTGGATTCTATGCAAGTGAAATTTTTGTATCCGCAG GATTCTCCTCAGGCAAGCTTGGGACAATCCTTATGGCCACTATTCAG GTTCCCATCACAATTGTAGGTGCTATTTTAATGGACAGGAGCGGGAGAATTCCTCTGCTCATG GTTTCTGCATCAGGGACTTTAATTGGTACCTTTATCACTGGAGTATCTTTCTTTCTGAAG GAACAAGGAATGTACACGGAATGGGTTCCTATGCTAGTTCTGTGTGGCATATTG GTGTATTTGGGTGCTTTTTCCATAGGAATGGGAGCTGTTCCGTGGGTTATCATGTCTGAG ATATTCCCGTTAAACATGAAAGGAATAGGAGGAAGCCTAGTAACTTTAGTTAATTGGTTTGGCTCTTgggcagtttcttatgctttcAACTTCCTCATGAACTGGAGTGCTCCAG GCACCTTTTTCTTATTTTCAGCAGCTTGTGCAACAACTATTCTGTTTGTGGCAAAGATGGTACCTGAGACAAAAGGCCGATCATTGGAAGAGATTCAAGAATCACTCAGTAACTCTCAAGTAACCTAA